attttaaaaggaaaaaaacccacaaacccaGAAAGTATGAGCCATTCTAAAGCAATAATTTCATTGTATTAACAAATCATAATTAAGAAAAGATAAATATGCAGCTTAGAAACTTTATATAGTCACAAATAATTGAGAATAtctaaaaataaactaataatgCAGTATATTTAACAATTTACCATAAAGATCAGTCACATTTAATCTATTTAAAATGCTATTTAATCAAGAAGAAGAAAAGTTTCTGTTAtgagctgaattgtgtccccccaaagaTATGTTAAAATATATGCCTGCTACCTATGAATGTGAGCTTATTTGGATATGCGGTGTTTTCagattgctatggactgaatgtttgaaTGTTTATATCTTacccccaattcatatgttgaagcctgaATTTCCCACATGATGATATTTGgaaatggggcctttggcaggtaATTAAGTAATGAGGGTGGAGCCTTCATGAATGGTGTTGGTGCCCTCATAAGAAGAGACATGAGAAGGATGAAAATTTTTATACTCTCTTCACGGTAAGGACCTAGTGAAAACAGTTATTTGCAAACCAGAAATAGTGCTCTAACCAGACACTGGGACCattggtgccttgatcttggacttcccagcctccagaactgtgataaataaatgtttgttttttaagccacTTACTCTATGTTATTCATTTATGTTAGCCCAAACTAAGACACAGATATAAATGAGCTAAGATGAGATCATACTTGATTGGTGTGGCCCTTAATCCAATTACTCGTGCCTCTATAAGTAAAGGAAATCTGGACACAGAGGCACAAGTTCACAGGGGATAGAAGGCTatgtgaagacagaagcagagattggagtgatgcatcTATGAGCCAAAGAATGCTGAGGATTACAGCCATCCTCCAGAAGCtaacagaggaaaagaaagtttCTTTCCTAGAGTCTTTGGAGGTAGGATGGCCTTACTGACACTTTGATTTTGAACTTGTAGTTTCTAATactgtgagagaatatatttctgttgttttaagccatccagtttgtgctactttgttacagcagccctagggaaCCAATAAAGTTTATTCAGCAAAATTCCAATTGCAAGACTTCCATTTTCAGCTAAAATGGAGAAACAATGATCCGATTTACCTTACtacctggaacaaataattaaactatataaaatatatgaaacaacattTTGTAGCCACAGGACATCAAACAGTACAGGGTAGTGAATGTTTAAAGTTGGGAAAAGGAGATGAGACCCTCTTACCCCAGCTTACTGCTTGAAAAGAAAACCCAAGCTGTGATGCAGGCAGTGGAACCCAGTCAGACCCAGCAGTCTCCCTGAGTTGCTAAGACAACACTATGTATTTGGGGAAGCTGAAGTGTCTAAAGATAATAGGGCAGAGTATTGGACAGGGAAATGCTGCACAGAGAAAAAGCCTTAGAGACCTGAAAAGTACAGACTGCATGTCTTCCACTAAGTACTGATCAGTGCATTCAGGTGGGGAAACTACTCAAGGATGGGGAAAGAATTGTCTAGAAGTAACAGAGGAAACAATTCTTTGAGCACACATAGAACTGGGAATAGCTTGTGTTCCCACCAGCCAGAGTGAAAACTTCATAAATCATGACACACCAGGTGGAGTACTCAGAAAGGTTTTACCttaacaaaagaccccgaatagccaaagcaatcctgagaaggaagaatacagcaggggagatcttgcttcccaacttcaaactctactacaaagccacagtaatcaagacaaattggtactggcacaagaacagaccagtaacaggatagagagtccagatattaacccaaacatatatggtcaattaatatatgataaaggagccatggacatacaatggggaaatgacagcctcttcaacagctggtgttggcaaaactggacagctacatgtaagagaatgaaactggatcattgtctaaccccatacacaaaagtaaattcgaaatggatcaaagacctgaatgtaagtcatgaaaccataaaactcctagaaaaaaacataggcaaaaatctcttggacataaacatgagcaacttcttcatgaacatatctcccagggcaagggaaacaaaagcaaaaatgaacaagtgggactatatcaagctgaaaatcttctgtacagcaaaggacaccaccaatagaacaaaaaggcagcctacaatatgagagaatatattcataaatgacagacccaataaagggttgacatccaaaatatataaagagttcatgcatctcaacaaacaaaaatcaaataatccagtaaaaaaatggtcagaggagctgaacagacagttctccaaagaaattcagatggccaacagacacatgaaaagatgctccacatcgttagtcatcagagaaatgcaaattaaaaccacaatgagatatcacctcataccagtaaggatcgccaccatccaaaagacaaaaaacaacaaatgttggcgagattgtggagaaagaggaaccctcctacactgctggtgggaatgtaaattagttcaaccattgtggaaagcagtatggaggttcttcaaaaagctcaaaatagaaataccatttgacccaggaattccactcctaggaatttaccctaagaatgcagcagcccagtttgaagaagacatatgcacccctaagtttattgcagcactatttacaatagccaagaattggaagcaactttagtgtccaatggaatattattcagccataagaagaaaacacatcctaccatttgcaacaacatggttggagctagagggtattatgctcagtgaaataagccaggtggagaaagacaagcatcaaatgatttcactcatctgtggagcataagaacaaagaaaaaactgaaggagcaaaacagcagcagactcacagaacccaagaatggactaatagttaccaaagagaaagggactggagaggatcggtgggaagggagggataaggggggggaagaaagagggcattatgaatagcatgtataatgaggggtgggcatggggagggctgtacaacatggagaagacaaatagtgactctatagcatcttactacgctgatggacagagactgtatggggtatgtggaggggacttggtgatatGTGGtgtctagtgaacataatgttcctcatgtaattgtagattaatgataccaaaataaaaaaaaaagaaaggttttaCCTTAGTAATAGGGACATGTTAGTTCTAGACTAAATATTGCTCTGGTTTCtaacaaagcttaaaaaaaatacttgaaaggATTAAACTGTTTCCAAGTATCTTAACTTTATGTCCCAGAACAAAATCTAAgaatattttaaggaatataaatatatttggcaCCCAACAAGGTATAATTGGTACAATGTTTGGTACAAGATACAATGTTTGACATCCAATCAATAACTACCAGGAATTCAAACAAGCAGGAAAATGTGGTCTATACTAAGGAGTAAAAATCAAGCAAtaaaaacagactcagaaatgacacattataaaattcatagaaaaggATATTAGAATAATTATTATAACTATATTCCATATATTCAACAGGCCAGGTCATAGAAAGATTAACCATGCTACATAGCAACATGAAGAGTATTTTAAAAGACCCGAATATACATGGAAATTACAATGTCTGaggtgaaaaatacaataaatgtgaTTACCAGTTTATATAATAtctatcataaaagaaaaaattaaggaacTTGAAAGTATAGCATTAGAAATTATCCAGGATgaaacacacagagagaaaaaaaaagacaaattaaaatgaacaGAATTTCAGTAAATTGGTAAAAATATCAAGTGACTCAATACATGTAAAAGGAGTCTCCAAATACGGAGGTGAGACCAAAAAGTACTGGAAGTAATGACAGCTCATAatagttttcaaatttattaaaaattataaagtcaTGGATCCAAGAACCCTAAGCACAAGAAATGTGAAGAAAACTACAACAAGGCACATCACAATCAAATTGATTAAACTGGTGATGAAGAGAAAATTCTTAAAAGTATGAGGTTCTTataccatatgtgaaacaatataACATCACTTGAAGGTAGACTATGATAAAGTTAAATTGCATATTATAAACCCTAAAGCAATCactgaaataaaacaacaaagttaTAGCTCATAAGctaataaaaggaatgaaataaaattaaaaaaaaattctatccaggaaaggaagaaaaagtgaaaaggGGAATAAAGATTAGATGGGACAAATAGAAGCCATAAGATGACAGATGAATCCtaactatatcaataatcacactaagtATGAATGGTCtaaatatctcaattaaaaagtaGAGACTATCACATTGGATAAGCAAGCAAAACAAGAAACCCCTTTAAATATAGACACAAATACATTAAAAGTAATGGAGTGAAAAATACAGTGTGccaacactaatcaaaagaaagctggagtagggagtagatttcagagcaaagactATCATGAGGGGTAAAAAGAGTGTATTAGTCAGAGTTCCAGGAAAACAGAACCAATAAAGAtacttattataaggaattgcCTCACATGAATATGGAGGCTAACATGTTCCAAGATGTGCAGCCAGCAAGCTGAAGACCCACGAGAGGCCATGATGCGGTTTCAGTTGAAAGCAGCAGGCTCAAGACCCAGGAAGAACAGATGTTTCAGTTCAAGTCCAAAGGgagcaaagaaaaacaatgtcCCAGCTAGAAGATACTCAGCAGGAGGGATTCTCTTActcagcctttttgttttatttaagtctttaactGTTTGGATTCtgcccacccacattagggagggTGATCTGATTTATTCTGTTTACTGGTTCAAATGTTAATCTGATCTTAAAACACTCTTACGAATAAACCCAGAATAACATTTGACTAAATATCTGGGACTCCATGGCTCAGTCAATTTGACACATAAAATTTATTATCACAGACAGTCATTTCATAATTACAGAAGAGTCAATTTATCAAGAGGATGTAGCAATCCTAAATGTTTATACACCTAATAATAGATGTTTAAAacacacaaagcaaaaactgacagaaataaaaggagaaatagacaaatccataattGTAGTTGGAGATTTCAATACTCCTATGATAAATGTACTTCTATGTTTGtatcagcattatttacaatagccaagatacggaagccacctaagtatccaatgatagatgaatggataaagaaggtggtgcatatatacaatggaatattactcagcagtaaaaaaaaatgaaatattgccatttgtgacaacttagATAGATCTAGAGGctatatgccaagtgaaataagtcagagaaagacaaacatcatattatttcacttatatgtggagtctaacaaacaaaacaaataaacaaacaaacaaaatagaaatagacttataaacacaaagaatagaatggtagttgccataGAGAAGAGCGGTGGAAAGAGGGGTGAGATTGGTGtaaagggaaaaattagtgagaatgtttaatACCTTGagctgggtgatggttacatgagtttacccatatgtcaaaattcattgagctgtacactaacatttgtgcattttattgtttgtacctcaataaaaaagaaaagatatttttaaaaaattaaaaagaaagttagAAAGCCCtttaaactgaatgaaaataaaagcacaacataTCAAACTTTGTGGGATGCAGTTGAAGTAGGACTAGAAGATCCATCTCACTAAATGCTTataatagaaagaagaaaaaagatcttAAATCATTAACCTCCACATTAAGAAGCTTGACAAGTTTGAGAAAACCAAACCTAAAGtaaacaaaagaaaggaagtaACAAACAATGGTAGAATCAAATTAAATGGTACTCTAAAATGCCTCCAAATGTACTAGGATCCTACAGCAGGTCCTCTTATCCAATATGCTCTCCCTTCTTGCCCAATTCTATTGTGATCAGCTGCCTAGGAAAAGGCTTCAAATAACTGGGCTTACCTTTAAAATCAAATAACAGAAATCTTGAGATTCACCATGTACCACTGCAGGTAAGGCCAAGAATATAATTCACATGTCCATTAACTATCATTGGAGCACCAGAAGATGTGAGTTTACCTAAAAGGCTATAAACACCAGGAAGCCTAGATTGCTACCGAAGGAAGTGGaaaggaattcaaaacaaaaatactcaatTCCTTATTAATGAAATATTGTTAGAGGACCCTAAGGCTTATACTGATAGAATGTCCTAAGCATAGTCAATTAAATCCAAGAAGAGAAAATACAACTTGTTCTTCCAAGCTTTGCATAGGACGCATTGGAAGTTACAAGTGCAGCACCAACCAGTGCAGTGAGACCTCATCCCTAGTATGGGGCCCTGTTCACACAGTCATCCTGAAGCAGTTCATGCACACTGTACCTTTATGAAGGGACTTATTACAcagtatttatacacacacattacTTACACGTGCTCACACTGCTCTAGACTGTGTTGAAGTCCTTAAAGTCAGTGACTACATCTTAGTCTTTGTATCCCCAAACTCTTGCATGGTGCAATCACTTAATAAATGTCCTTTTCAAGGCAAGTGCAAGATCAAAAGGAGTATAGATAGTACTCAGTGTGATAGTCTAGACACTTAAAACAAGGTTTCAGATCCAAGATGGAACAAAAAACAGAGGCTTATTATCCCTTTTCTGAGtttcattagattttttaaacattctttatttaaaaaaattttttttacatttttagaacattttttaaaaagtgaatttgtTTCCAGCCTTCAATGAGATTTTTGGTGGGTCAAGGTTTTATCTGAATGAATCTGCCCTTCCTTTCCCCACAGTGTTCTGAAAGAAAGCAGAGATTCATTACTCACAAGTTGGCAAGGTTTTTAGTTCCTATATACTGACACCAAATTGTGTTCCAAAAGAGAAACATTTACAAAGAATCAAAACCTGGATGCCTTGGCCCTAAGAGGTGGTTCATGTTTTTAGCTTTCCATCATGGTGCTAAATTGACTGACTTTGCTTCCAAATGATTAATGGCTAATAAATAAAGAGGTGACTTCAAGTGGAAATTGTCTCAATTTTCAGTTTATGTCACTTCAGAAGTCTTTCTTGGTTTGCTTTCACCCTCACCCTCATGCCCTCCCCCCTTTCTTGGCCCTCGAAAGTCACAAGCCCTCGAAAATAGTGTTTGCAGGATGGCCCAGCTATTGAAGAAGGCCCTTTCTGGTTACCTTTCCTGGGCTGAGACTTAAGAACTTCTCTATTCAAAAACAACAGAGTAATGacttagaaaatgtaaaaatcccagagaaaagaaaaatgagtagaGTCATGGTAACAAATTTATGTCCAAAGTCATGGTCCAAATTAGTCATGGTAACAAGAAAAGATAATGAATCCACAGGAATGTTATAATTCATTATGTACTTCTCATTGCATCTCTCCCAGCCTCACCTCTCTGAAAACATGAACACatctgcatgcacacacatacacacacacacacacacacacacacacacacacacacacacacacacaccttagtGCATTTGTCTGACACTCTCTTCATGTAGTTATCTAACTCCCAACTTCTACTCTCTTTATGACTACTTTCtcgttttttattttcttgtgttcTCACCACCCAGCCTTTACAGAGCCTCTAGCACTCTAGTACAGGCTTCGAATGCCACTGCACTTCCCTGCTGACTTTCAAACACAAAATCCCCAAACTATACTTTGTGGCTTCTGATTAAACTGCACATCCTTTGGAACCTGGTATCTGTCCCTAGAAAACAGAAATCACATACACTGGAAACATTCTACAAAGTTCCTAGCAAGGAAGAAAATGTAAGTGCTGGCCTAATATCACCATGCTACTCTCTGAATATAATGACGATGATGATGATTCCTACATGATGGTAATGACCCTATTTACTTTCATTTGCACCTCTTTTTAGAAGTGAGATTTACCAGTGGTTCAAAGACTTTAACACCTAGGATCTTAAAGTGTTAAGAAAAGGTGAATAGGCTGGCTCTATAAAGGCAAGGTGGtaacaatgaaagaaaatagaaaaagagcaaaCACTCATAAAGGGAGGGGAAACTCAGGGAATAAAGATGGGGGAGCAGAAATGCAGAAGGGCACAGGATTTAGAGACAGACAAGTCTGGGTTAGAACTCTTGCTTGGTCACATTGTAACTGTCTCATCTTGGGCAAGTTGCCTTACTTCTTTGAACCTCCCACTTCCTAAGTTTGGAAAGGTGTTAAAATGTTCATCTTAGAGAATTCTCTTgaacattaagtgaaataatcttTAAGGCATTTGGCTTGTGGCAGGTGTCCTGTGTCAGTTCTCTTTCCTCCATAAAGAAGTATCCACAGTGATAGAAATTTCCAACAGCACCCAAAAGGTTGCTCCTGTCTGTAATCAATGCATTTTAAGAGGCTAATGTCCCACAAAGATGCACACATTCTCTGCAATTGCCAGCTTCAAAGGGAAAGTGTATGTCAGTGCCCGTGTATAACTGTGCCTGACCCCTCCTAGCCACCAAAATATATAACCTGCACAGAGATCTCACATCTTTAAAGGATGGGACTCAAAGTTAGATGTCCTCTGTCTGTACTTTTAAAGCAACTCGGCAGCCCTGTGCCTACAGCACCGATCACTGTATTGCATAATTTGTTGAAGGCCCTACATCTTCTGTAGGCTGCAGGAGCCATAATGGAGTTGCAGGAGCCTAGCATGAAGACTGTCATATGTAGTATACTTCTAAGATTGAACTGAACCATATTTCTTCTGGATCTGCACTGTTTTAGTATGTATTCTACACTTTATAAGTCCCTAGCAGCATTTCCCAGAGCCCCAGAAATTTCAAACATTGAACACATATTCCCTTTGTCCTTTAAGAATGGTCTGTTTAAATGATCAGAAGGTACAAACCTCCAGTTGAAAATAAGCAAATCCTGGGGATTTAATGTAGTGTgggactgtagttaataatactacattttatatttgaaagttgctaagagagtagatcttaaaagttctctccAGAAAAAGattgtaactgtgtggtgatgggtgttaactagacttatttggTGATCAATTCCCAATAAACacatatattgaatcattatgtagTACACCAGAAACTAATATAACAGATGTCaattatatgttttttaaaaaattaagaaaaaagatagaaataactaaaaaaatcagattgtttaaaaaacttttctttttttaaaagttaacatcTAATCAAAGGAGAGAGgataaagatttaaaagaaatgccTGGGACTAGCCTCAAATTGCTCTATGCTTTCTCTTTATTGTCATAACCTCAGACACTCCACCCCATTCCCACATCCCAGGCTCACACAGGGTGAGCTTGCTGGGCACCCACAGGGCTCCGTGCTTAGTAACAGAGGCCACTGTGAGGGTAACCAGTGGTCATGGGAGGTGGCATCTCTGTCTGCCTCAGGTAACAAAATCAATAGTGATGACTAAGTTACAGTGGAAGTATCTCTCAGTCTTTGAGTTCCTCCTCTGCTCTGACACATCTCTTTTTCTTCAGAGGAAATAGGAGCAAGCTTAGGCATGGGTCCCTGAGGAGGGAGCCCTTTTATTGCTCACCTCTTTGATTACCAGACTCTCCTAAAGAAGTTGGGATCACAGTACTGAAAACACAAAAAAGCTCAAGACCcatttagaaatacatttaagTGACATTCACAGTCAGTTTTTAAGGGGAAGTCAAAAAATTGAGGGCAAGTTCCTAAACTTTAAGGCAGATTTCATGGCAAGGGAGGGTGACGACCATGTTCTCTCTCAAACAAATTGCCTTTGGAGATAGACATCTACTCCACCTTAGCAGCTCTGTGCCCTCCCACCGTTTACTAACTTTAAGCCTGTTTTCTCAGCTtttaaatggcaataaatattCTATAAGATTATAAACATTAGATGAGATTGCTAACTCATCTATATACAGTAACTGCTTAGTCTTTGGTAGGCAAAACGTAGGCCCCGTAGATACAATTATCCTCATGGCTCCCCATAGCTGAGGCCAAGTGTGCCTGGTGTTAATCCCTCAGGCACGGTGTTTTCTATCTGGCTGATTCCTGGAAAACTTGAATGCATGACCCATGAGGCAGGGCACCCCCATCATCTTATAGATGAAGGAACCAAAGGCAAAACCTCATAGGGTTCATCACTGCCATAGGCAAAGTTGCAATTTCATTACAGGCAAAGCCATCTGAGTGATTTCTTAGATGGCCACTGGGGCTCCAGTGCACCAGCATACTGGGCTGGATGGGCCTTTTAAATCCCCTCCCCTATATAACATCTATCAAATGATTTTATAACTAGAATTTACCTAGtctaaagaatacagaatattctCTAGAGAATAAGGCAAGCTCATTATATGCTAATGGTAGTAAAAGTGAAGGGAATGGTGTGGCTTAGCTGTAGGAGTAATTATAATTTACTatgcacttactatgtgccaagcatccTGCTAAGCTTGAAAATGccttatattttatttcacataatCACCCCAACTGCTGGAATCCTTTTTTTACACTTTAGTCCTCAGACCGGCAAAAAGCTGGCATAAATAAATGGCTTCTATCTCTCTGTAGAATCTGTCTACTCATATATGGTGCCCATATCAAATCCTTTCTAAATTCTGAATGTGGTATGTGTGGTTTTAAGTGGGCCATTGAGAGACAGGTATCTCTGGAAATAAAACACAAGAGGTGGAGGTTAATTCTTAATTGCTTCAATCTGAAGCCAACCCATTTGATAATGACTGACTTATAATTAATATTCTTCATATTGCTCAATCTTGTCTAGAGGATGGATTGCAGGGTGGAGTGGAAGAAGTGCCTTTCGATCTATTCCAAAGAAATGTATCTGTGTTATCACAAAACAAGCAGTTCTGTAAGATAAGGAGGTTAGAAATGCTGGCTTCTTGTGGACAGGTGCCAggtggaggaaataaacagatcTTGTTCCCACTGGATACAAGTATCCTAGAAAAAGTGTTTCCTATCATAGTGCCAAGGCATTTCCGGCTGCTTACAGCATAAATTCAGTGGGAGAAGAAAGAGGGAGACTGAATAGTGTTTGGGGAGTAAGGTGGAAAATGAGAGAAAGACtcatttcaattttgttgataAAGTATAAACTCCTACAACTGAGTCAAGTGGCAGACTTGATTCCTAAATAAATGAAAGGCTAGTCAACCGGACAGTTAATGGAGCCCAGGGTGTATTCCTGGTTATTTCATGAGTGACTGAGAATAACAGGATTAGGATTAGGACAGGTCCTTAGAGCCATTCAGTCCAGAGATTACAACTGACAGTCCCCAAACATTGACTTCTCTGTTATCCTAGGATGAATTTAGATGACATTttacattgttattttttaactgccaacatttaaaaattaaaatatttcacagaaaaatccagatctctggtatctcttttaaaaatgagaaagcttGCAAACACTGGATCTATATTTTCACCTACCAGAGCCCAAGGCCCCCCATGGTTGGCCCCCTCTGTCCCCATGGTCCTGCACATGGAGCCAAGTATCAGCAGGCACTCATCCTTGAAATGGCATTCTGTTACCTGGCTAACCCCTGGGAACCCTTCAGTGTACATGCCTGAAGGAGGGCGACCCCATtaccttacagatgaggaaaccaggatAGAATGTCATGTGGCTCGCCACTGCCTGTTACCAGAGTCCTGGTGCTGTGACAGGTAAGGCCATGTGCAGAAGGTCCCAGCTGACCCCTCCTGCCAGTTCCTCCTAGGAATCTATGATCCACTTACACTAGGTGGATGCTCGTCAAGCACAGCTGAGGCTCTGTTCCCTCTGTCTCAAATATCCTTCCCTGTATCAGACTCCTGCTCATCCTTTCAGTCTCAGAGTGGTTTTACCCTCGCTCCTCAGGAAGAGAAGTGTCCACATGGCACATTGTATGCTCTTCAGCAACAGATTGCAGAGTCCTCCAGGGGAAGGTCAATATAAAAGCCCTCTTTTTTATGTCACCAGTGCCTACCACAGGGCCATGACACATTATGACCTCTGAATACATCTGGGGTTAAGAGAGGATAAACAATTGTCCCTGATACATATGTATAACATGTGTTGGGAAAAACAGGTTGAAAACATATTCAGCCCATGAAGAGCACTCAGGCCACCATCAAGTAAGTGACCTTGAAAACTATCTCAGTGGCAAATGCAATTCCCACCAGGCCAAGCCTTACTCCAGAAGCAGGAACTGCCTGATCAGCGTGGCTTGTGAGATGTTAGAAAGAACTGCCAAGTGCCTCAGAGTCTAAGGTATAAATGTACTTGCACTAAGACTTTTCTGTTAAAATGCAACACCCCTTCCCAAGAGCTAGAACATTAGGTACTTCTCAGAGGTTAGCACAGCTTCAGTTAACTTATCAACTATTTTCTATCTGATGCATTTCTTCTGTAATATCTGTATAAATTGTGAGTTAAATAAAGGTAAAGTTCCAGGAGAGGGGACAGGCCTACAAGTCTGAAGTAAGAGATGGGGAGCAGGCCATACAGAACAGTGGGTACATGTAAAGCCTGTTGGAATGAAGATGCCTGGATCTAGTTCTGCTACCTGCTAGGTGGCTACCTTTTGGCTAGTCACCTTTGTGCCTCCATTTGTTCAATTAGATAGAAAACGGTTTAACAAGAGGGTCTCTGTGGGGCATTGGAGAGTTAAATGAATCCATTCAAAACGGGTATTCAAAGTTGTGCCAGATATAGAGTGAACCTTATATAAATGTTCGTCTATGTCATTATTAGGCAGGGATGGCATGACATTTAGCCCGGAAAGAGACTGCTCCAGTTTTACTATCTGCTGTCTCCTTTTCCAATTTACTGATGAAGGATAAACGATCTAGGAAGTATGAGCAGTTTACCCCGAAGGTTGCAGGCTTGTGGATGGCAGAGCCAGGGCTTCCTTTCCAGGGGTTCTCCCGCCACCATGGAACTTACTGAAGGGCAGAAGAGTAACAGTTTGTGGCCTATGAGAGGAACCTAGAGCAAACGCTAGCATCTCTCCCTTCTAGGGATAATTCCTCCCAGAGTCAATTCCATGTCCCATCTCGGGTGGGCTCGATGTCTGAGCAAACGCCACCCTCTAACACACAGATCCTCACCCCCGCTCCTGGGCGTACCCTCTAAGTCTGGTACAGCCCAGCAACTCGTTGTCCCGCTGGGAGCACGAGTCAACAGTGGGATGGATGGGAAAAGTGACACAACCGGGCAGCGGCCCCCTCCGCGCCAGCCTCCCACGCAGCGCACGGCTGGCCTCGGTGTCACAGGGCTACGGGCTGGGGCTGCGCAGCGGCAGTCTCCCCGCGACCGCGAGCCGGCGAGCCCGCAAAGCCCGGGGCCGGCAGTGCGAGGCCCGGTGAGGGCACTTTTCAGCAGCGCGGCTAGCGCACGGCTGTCCGACCCATTTCtagggccgccgccgccgccgccccccagAGCTGGATGACGGAGTCTTAAAAGACTTTCACCAAATATGGGCTGGGGCTGGAAACGTCCTGCGCCCGCCCCGCCGGAAACCTCTAGTCCTGTCAGCGGCCGCGGCTTGGGGAGCGCGGGCCGGCAGGGGGCGGCGGGCAGCCAGCGGCCGGGCGCGCCCTGGTACCCC
The sequence above is a segment of the Manis pentadactyla isolate mManPen7 chromosome 4, mManPen7.hap1, whole genome shotgun sequence genome. Coding sequences within it:
- the DDAH1 gene encoding N(G),N(G)-dimethylarginine dimethylaminohydrolase 1 isoform X2, which codes for MAAGTGWQTCQEDLGCPGIPAEAAQGAARREGTGSGYQGAPGRWLPAAPCRPALPKPRPLTGLEVSGGAGAGRFQPQPIFGESLLRLRHPALGGGGGGGPRNGSDSRALAALLKSALTGPRTAGPGLCGLAGSRSRGDCRCAAPARSPVTPRPAVRCVGGWRGGGRCPVVSLFPSIPLLTRAPSGTTSCWAVPDLEGTPRSGGEDLCVRGWRLLRHRAHPRWDMELTLGGIIPRRERC